The Tenacibaculum jejuense genome includes a window with the following:
- a CDS encoding GntP family permease, translating to MLDFNLVLAVLGGVAILLILILRFKIQAFISLLIASVFVGVFSGMPPKEIITTMQQGMGGTLGFVALVVGLGAIFGSILEQSGGAEALANYLLSKFGDKRASWALMLTGFLVAIPVFFDVAFIILIPLVYSLQRRTKKSLLLYAIPLLAGLAITHSFIPPTPGPVAVSDILKADLGWVILFGFIVGVPTAVVCGPIFANYIANKIHIEAPKLSSDTTEIQNYPAVRLIIMIIGIPIVLIVANTLLNSPLIGEDLVSQNVKDWIGMIGNPFIALIIANLIAWYVLGIKRGLSKDELLKIATNSMAPAGLIILLTGAGGVFKQMLVNTGTGEMLANYFSTIGIGVLFFGFFIAVLVRILQGSATVAMITAAGVTAPLLIRADLSEPSKALLVIAVASGASIMSHVNDSGFWLVGKYLGLTEKQTFKSWTVMTTILALTSFTIITILSLLV from the coding sequence ATGTTAGATTTTAATTTAGTTCTTGCAGTTTTAGGTGGAGTAGCCATTTTACTGATTTTAATTTTACGTTTTAAAATTCAGGCATTTATATCGTTACTTATAGCCAGTGTTTTCGTTGGAGTTTTTTCAGGAATGCCTCCAAAAGAAATTATTACAACCATGCAACAAGGTATGGGAGGAACATTAGGTTTTGTAGCTTTAGTTGTTGGATTGGGAGCAATTTTTGGTTCTATTTTAGAACAATCTGGTGGAGCAGAAGCCTTAGCGAATTATTTGTTATCCAAATTTGGAGATAAAAGAGCATCTTGGGCATTAATGTTAACTGGATTCTTAGTTGCTATACCAGTATTTTTTGATGTAGCGTTTATCATTTTAATTCCATTGGTATATTCATTACAGAGAAGAACAAAAAAGTCATTGTTGTTGTATGCAATTCCGTTATTAGCTGGTTTAGCAATTACACATTCATTTATTCCACCAACACCAGGTCCAGTTGCAGTTTCTGATATTTTAAAAGCTGATTTAGGTTGGGTAATTCTCTTCGGTTTTATTGTTGGAGTTCCAACAGCTGTGGTATGCGGACCAATATTTGCAAATTATATTGCGAATAAAATTCATATTGAAGCACCAAAATTATCTTCCGATACAACTGAAATTCAAAATTATCCAGCGGTACGATTAATTATTATGATTATTGGAATTCCAATAGTTTTAATCGTAGCAAATACATTACTAAATAGTCCGTTAATAGGTGAAGATTTGGTTTCTCAAAATGTGAAAGATTGGATCGGAATGATTGGTAATCCGTTTATCGCATTAATCATAGCGAATTTAATCGCTTGGTATGTATTGGGAATTAAAAGAGGATTGTCAAAAGATGAATTACTGAAAATTGCAACGAACTCAATGGCTCCGGCCGGATTAATTATTTTATTAACAGGAGCTGGTGGTGTTTTTAAGCAAATGTTAGTGAATACAGGAACAGGAGAAATGTTAGCAAATTATTTCTCAACCATCGGAATCGGAGTTTTATTCTTCGGATTTTTTATCGCAGTTTTAGTTCGTATTCTTCAAGGTTCAGCAACTGTTGCAATGATTACAGCAGCAGGAGTTACCGCTCCTTTGTTAATTCGAGCAGATTTAAGTGAACCTAGTAAAGCATTATTAGTAATTGCAGTAGCTTCTGGAGCATCAATAATGTCTCATGTTAACGATAGCGGATTTTGGCTCGTTGGAAAATATTTAGGTTTAACAGAAAAACAAACGTTTAAAAGTTGGACGGTAATGACAACTATATTAGCTTTAACAAGTTTTACTATAATAACCATTTTATCATTACTCGTTTAA